From the bacterium genome, one window contains:
- a CDS encoding lytic transglycosylase domain-containing protein: protein MPPPPVRQRALASDTARRALAAYGAAPPRTTAAVADTADGAITADSSITADSLGARASLLGKAAADTVRTHGPAIEAAARETGLAPELVLAVIMQESGGDARAVSPRGARGLMQLMPATARELGVRDPHDPASGVRGGARYLAKMQERYGGDLTLALAAYNAGPGNVDRAGRSVPPFRETQQYVARITDMFRRLTGTAGEAPAVKEDS, encoded by the coding sequence CTGCCGCCCCCGCCCGTCCGTCAGCGTGCGCTGGCTTCGGACACCGCTCGCCGGGCGCTGGCCGCCTACGGGGCGGCGCCCCCGCGCACCACCGCGGCGGTCGCCGACACGGCGGACGGCGCCATCACCGCGGACAGCTCCATCACCGCTGACAGCCTGGGCGCGCGCGCGTCGCTGCTGGGCAAGGCGGCGGCCGACACCGTCCGCACCCACGGCCCGGCCATCGAGGCGGCGGCTCGCGAGACCGGGCTCGCGCCCGAACTGGTCCTCGCGGTGATCATGCAGGAATCCGGCGGCGACGCCCGCGCCGTCTCTCCCAGGGGCGCCCGCGGCCTCATGCAGCTGATGCCGGCCACGGCCCGCGAGCTGGGCGTGCGCGACCCGCACGACCCGGCGTCGGGGGTCCGCGGCGGCGCCCGCTACCTGGCGAAGATGCAGGAGCGCTACGGCGGCGACCTGACCCTGGCCCTGGCGGCCTACAACGCCGGGCCCGGCAACGTCGACCGCGCCGGGCGCAGCGTGCCGCCCTTCCGCGAGACGCAGCAGTACGTCGCGCGCATCACGGACATGTTCCGCCGCCTGACCGGCACCGCCGGCGAGGCGCCGGCGGTGAAGGAGGATTCATGA
- the flgN gene encoding flagellar export chaperone FlgN, with protein MSHHVDTALPAPEDCERLTGLLASEDREYRRLLRLAVRQNRYMRRQDVPRLEFNAREWGRYLPSAREARSRRERFLLEVGGRLGIPLGELRMSRLSRRAAGRQGEELRRVLGDWERTATDLVRQNSLNGVLARFCLDLAAGEAAVFRRGVAGQAPCYDDRGHRPTGGSANVLERQA; from the coding sequence ATGAGCCACCACGTCGACACGGCGCTCCCGGCGCCGGAGGACTGCGAGCGGCTGACCGGCCTGCTCGCGAGCGAGGACCGCGAGTACCGGCGTCTGCTGCGTCTGGCCGTGCGCCAGAACCGCTACATGCGCCGCCAGGACGTGCCCAGGCTGGAGTTCAACGCCCGCGAGTGGGGGCGCTACCTGCCGTCGGCCCGCGAGGCCCGCTCGCGACGGGAACGGTTCCTGCTCGAGGTCGGCGGACGGCTGGGCATCCCCCTCGGGGAGCTGCGCATGTCCCGCCTGTCCCGGCGCGCCGCCGGCAGGCAGGGGGAGGAGTTGCGGCGGGTCCTGGGGGACTGGGAGCGGACCGCGACCGACCTGGTGCGGCAGAACTCGCTCAACGGCGTGCTGGCCCGCTTCTGCCTGGACCTGGCCGCCGGGGAGGCGGCCGTGTTCCGGCGCGGCGTGGCCGGGCAGGCCCCCTGCTACGACGATCGCGGCCACCGGCCGACCGGCGGGTCGGCCAACGTCCTGGAACGCCAGGCCTGA
- the flgK gene encoding flagellar hook-associated protein FlgK: protein MSLNSIMRIGLSGMFSAGASLQTTGHNIANASTAGYSRQRTLTGAQRGQSLTYGVLGTGTQVLDVRRMTDEFLTGRLRAQDARLSQFDTVDLALGDVEAVFGSVENNHLGTVMSEFFNAWSSLASPPVNLTLQENVADTADRLAAGFRNMSASLDELSRDLDTRLQNGVDRLNALLNNVADLNRLIVMSESSATSANDLRDQRSAVLDEIAQLTQAEAIERDDGTVDVLIGGRTVVTREHVQALTVARDDGDGTGAGAARVTTVAGGYDVELGEGSLQGLIEARDEQVLHARARLDEVAAALIERVNALHSQGRTADGSGVLFFTGDSAANIALNPALADDPTRVAASRSGLEGDTDIALEIAALGQSGTSVVEGRSLTEMFNSLVLDLASRSAASGDRLTSQTQLVESLGTRLDSIRGVSLDEEAANLALFQNAYEANAKVIAMVQDMFDTILTMV, encoded by the coding sequence ATGAGCCTCAACAGCATCATGCGGATCGGGCTGAGCGGCATGTTCTCGGCCGGGGCGTCCCTGCAGACCACCGGCCACAACATCGCCAACGCGAGCACGGCCGGCTACAGCCGGCAGCGGACCCTGACCGGCGCCCAGCGCGGCCAGTCGCTCACCTACGGCGTGCTGGGCACCGGCACCCAGGTGCTCGACGTCCGGCGCATGACCGACGAGTTCCTGACCGGTCGGCTGCGGGCGCAGGACGCCCGCCTGAGCCAGTTCGACACCGTGGACCTGGCGCTCGGCGACGTCGAGGCCGTCTTCGGCTCGGTCGAGAACAACCACCTCGGGACCGTCATGAGCGAGTTCTTCAATGCCTGGAGCAGCCTGGCCTCGCCCCCCGTCAACCTGACACTCCAGGAAAACGTCGCCGACACCGCCGACCGGCTGGCCGCCGGATTCCGCAACATGAGCGCCTCGCTCGACGAGCTGTCCCGGGACCTCGACACGCGGCTGCAGAACGGCGTCGACCGCCTGAACGCGCTGCTGAACAACGTCGCCGACCTCAACCGGCTCATCGTCATGAGCGAGTCGTCGGCCACGTCAGCCAACGACCTGCGCGACCAGCGCAGCGCGGTGCTGGACGAGATCGCGCAGCTGACGCAGGCCGAGGCGATCGAGCGCGACGACGGCACGGTCGACGTCCTGATCGGGGGGCGCACCGTGGTCACGCGCGAGCACGTGCAGGCGCTGACCGTCGCGCGGGACGACGGCGACGGCACCGGCGCCGGCGCGGCGCGGGTGACGACCGTCGCCGGCGGCTACGACGTGGAACTGGGCGAAGGCTCGCTGCAGGGGTTGATCGAGGCCCGCGACGAGCAGGTGCTGCACGCGCGGGCCCGCCTGGACGAGGTGGCGGCCGCGCTGATCGAACGGGTCAACGCGCTGCACTCCCAGGGCCGCACGGCCGACGGCAGCGGCGTGCTGTTCTTCACCGGCGACTCGGCCGCCAACATCGCGCTGAACCCGGCCCTGGCGGACGACCCGACCCGCGTGGCGGCTTCCCGCTCCGGGCTGGAGGGCGACACCGACATCGCGCTGGAGATCGCCGCGCTCGGCCAGTCCGGCACCTCGGTGGTGGAGGGCCGGAGCCTCACCGAGATGTTCAACTCCCTGGTCCTGGACCTCGCCTCCCGCAGCGCGGCCAGCGGTGATCGGCTCACCTCCCAGACCCAGCTCGTGGAGTCCCTGGGCACGCGCCTGGATTCGATCCGGGGCGTCAGCCTGGACGAGGAAGCGGCCAACCTGGCGCTGTTCCAGAACGCGTACGAGGCGAATGCCAAGGTCATCGCCATGGTGCAGGACATGTTCGACACCATCCTGACGATGGTCTGA